The genome window agggaatatcattgtgttatcattagggaaaattttgttttatcatttttattttgggttaatttcatcacatttaaatatttaacCTTAATCTATGGTCCATTAACTAATATCTAAATAAATGGTCATGGTAATAattcaatataatttttgaattgttAATAGTTAAATAGAATTATATAAATTCAACTGTTATTATAGTTTTAGTCTTTATGATACTCAGATGAGCAGGAAATTTTACTCCCTTTCTCTTCGATAAAAGATTTCATTCTTTTAATTGAATTCGAGAAATCTCCTCTAACTCATTAGATGTAGAATCTCTTCTAACTCACGAGATAACAATCATATGATCATTGACATGTTAAATCACCTACATCATTTAAACAAGTTACCTatgattattaaatatatattgtgcGAACAAAGTACATATAATACTCATTTCAGCTACCACTAAAAAGATTTGGATGAGAAAAGTGCAAATGAGAACCCAAAGCATAAGGTCCAAACTAATTGATAAAACCTGAAAACCCCGAAGTCCAAGTCCAAGTCCAAGTCCAAGCCATGTGGGCTCTCTCCCAAACCATACCGTCTCTTTCCCACCACACCATCTCACCCAAGCTTCTTCCTCTCCCTCTCACCATCTCAGCCAACTCTCACCCACGGCGCCACCAATCAAAACCACCAAGAAACGACGCCGTCCCCACCAAAGACATCAAAGGCCTAGGCCACACCATCCTCGAAGTCACAGAAGTTAATTCAACTACCCCCAATCCCAtctcaaaacaacaaaaacaagaagacgAGGGAAGGCAGATTAGTGGGTCAGATGTGCTTCGGGCTCTTCAGAGAGCCGCTGCTCAGAAAAACGAGTTCAGTAAAAGTAAGAAAATGAAGAgtaagaagatgaagaagaatgCTGTGGGGGTATCATCCTCTGTGGAAGAGGATAGTCTGGATTATAGTAAAGTGAGGCCCTTGTGCATTAAGAGTGAGTGGGGTGTGAGGTTGGTTGAGTTGGAGAAGCGCCTTCAGGAGCTTTCTGATACCCATTCATAATTCTAAGGCTTCCTTCTTTCTATGgtgtaataaattattttatgaattttattttataatttgatagtaaCAACTCTGATTATGGGGTATTTGAATTCTGGTTTTCTTTGTAAAGTAGAGCAAGTTATGTTATCGTATGAATATAAGAGACCCTGTTATCAAAGGtttggtattttcttttttaatttggttagTTTGAACCTAAGAGACTTTATTTAGGGTACTGTACTGTGTGGTAATGGTGTTT of Quercus lobata isolate SW786 chromosome 8, ValleyOak3.0 Primary Assembly, whole genome shotgun sequence contains these proteins:
- the LOC115957504 gene encoding uncharacterized protein LOC115957504 yields the protein MWALSQTIPSLSHHTISPKLLPLPLTISANSHPRRHQSKPPRNDAVPTKDIKGLGHTILEVTEVNSTTPNPISKQQKQEDEGRQISGSDVLRALQRAAAQKNEFSKSKKMKSKKMKKNAVGVSSSVEEDSLDYSKVRPLCIKSEWGVRLVELEKRLQELSDTHS